In the Paenibacillus pabuli genome, one interval contains:
- a CDS encoding UDP-glucuronic acid decarboxylase family protein, with protein sequence MKHIVVTGAAGFLGSHLVKSLIHQGHQVTGIDNLSTGVASNLEEVANSHLFHFQKADVTLQASLDFLANQPVDEVYHLASPASPKFYQADSIGTIWVNTQGTYHMLELARTKGAKFLFSSTSEAYGDPEVHPQPESYRGNVNTWGPRACYDEAKRLGEVFCYEYYTKHRVPVKVARIFNTYSSGLRNDDGRVISNFVTQALTGQDITVYGDGSQTRSFCYVDDNIRGLQKMMETEEANGEIINIGNPTEYTVLEVAYLVKKLAQSDSKLVFLPLPQDDPKVRRPVIDKARTVLGWEPEISLETGLKLTIENVRATLQETP encoded by the coding sequence TTGAAACATATTGTAGTGACGGGCGCAGCTGGCTTCTTGGGCTCACACCTGGTCAAATCTTTAATTCATCAAGGTCATCAGGTTACAGGAATTGATAACCTGTCGACAGGCGTGGCCAGTAACCTGGAAGAGGTGGCGAATAGCCATCTCTTCCATTTTCAAAAAGCCGATGTCACTCTGCAGGCTTCACTCGATTTTCTGGCTAATCAGCCTGTGGATGAGGTGTACCATCTCGCGTCGCCGGCCTCACCCAAATTTTATCAAGCGGATTCAATCGGTACCATATGGGTGAACACACAGGGCACTTATCATATGCTTGAACTCGCTCGAACCAAGGGAGCGAAGTTCCTATTTTCAAGTACAAGTGAAGCGTATGGAGATCCTGAGGTGCATCCACAGCCTGAGAGTTATCGCGGAAATGTGAACACCTGGGGACCTAGAGCCTGTTACGATGAGGCCAAACGTTTGGGCGAAGTTTTTTGTTATGAATACTACACGAAACACAGAGTTCCCGTTAAAGTAGCGCGCATATTTAATACGTATTCATCCGGTTTGCGGAATGATGATGGCCGTGTCATTTCTAATTTTGTGACTCAGGCACTCACGGGGCAGGACATCACCGTTTATGGGGATGGCTCTCAAACCCGCTCGTTCTGTTATGTGGATGACAATATTCGTGGTCTGCAAAAAATGATGGAAACCGAAGAGGCGAATGGAGAGATTATTAATATCGGCAACCCAACGGAGTACACTGTCCTTGAAGTGGCGTATTTGGTAAAAAAGTTGGCCCAATCCGACAGCAAGCTGGTATTCCTGCCTTTGCCTCAGGATGATCCCAAAGTCCGTCGTCCTGTGATTGATAAGGCACGTACAGTGCTCGGCTGGGAACCGGAAATTTCACTGGAAACAGGGCTGAAGCTGACGATTGAGAATGTTCGTGCCACATTGCAGGAAACGCCATGA
- a CDS encoding sugar transferase, with protein MNLSGPEYYGSGGEAIAKEGHGKLLEQPYSQRVGGYADVMKPFIDFFVAALLLLLTSPIMLVIAVMIKLDSKGPVIFKQERYGKNGIKFNIYKFRTMRTDAPKYGLSPTTSHDPRITRLGRLLRKTSLDELPQLLNIIKGDMSFVGPRPEMKRIVEESYTDLERRRFLVKPGITGLWQVSEARKEPIHHNLQYDFHYISNVSLQLDIKIIFRTAMVMIKSNTF; from the coding sequence GTGAATCTCTCGGGACCAGAGTATTATGGAAGCGGCGGAGAGGCCATTGCCAAGGAAGGCCATGGGAAACTGCTGGAACAACCGTACTCTCAACGTGTTGGCGGGTACGCCGATGTTATGAAGCCATTCATCGATTTCTTTGTGGCTGCTTTGCTATTACTGCTCACATCACCGATCATGCTTGTTATCGCAGTAATGATCAAACTCGATTCCAAAGGACCTGTGATCTTTAAACAGGAGCGTTACGGAAAAAATGGAATCAAGTTTAATATTTATAAATTTAGAACGATGCGTACGGACGCACCGAAGTATGGGTTATCTCCAACGACAAGTCATGATCCAAGAATCACCCGTCTGGGTCGCTTGCTTCGCAAGACGAGTCTGGATGAGCTGCCGCAATTGCTTAACATTATCAAGGGTGATATGAGCTTTGTGGGTCCGAGACCTGAAATGAAACGAATTGTAGAAGAAAGCTATACCGATCTGGAGCGCAGACGTTTTCTGGTAAAGCCAGGCATTACCGGATTATGGCAGGTGAGCGAAGCTCGCAAGGAGCCCATCCATCACAATCTGCAATATGATTTCCATTATATCTCCAACGTCTCACTGCAGTTAGACATTAAAATCATCTTCAGAACGGCCATGGTAATGATCAAAAGCAATACATTTTGA
- the galU gene encoding UTP--glucose-1-phosphate uridylyltransferase GalU → MTKVRKAIIPAAGLGTRFLPATKAMPKEMLPIVDKPTIQYIVEEAVASGIEDIIIVTGKGKRAIEDHFDSAFELEHNLLEKGKLGLLEEVRKSSNVDIHYIRQKEALGLGHAVWCARNFIGNEPFAVLLGDDIVVSDVPCTKQLIQQYEKVNQSVLGVKTVSPSETYRYGIIDPLHTDGRLSSVNSMVEKPPLGSAPSNLAIMGRYILTPKVFEYLEEQNVGAGGEIQLTDALQMLNHDEGISAYDFEGSRFDVGEKLGYILTTLDFALKNNELRAPVLMAIEEILMKEKLNQVLVAGGDGL, encoded by the coding sequence ATGACTAAAGTGAGGAAAGCAATCATTCCCGCAGCAGGTTTGGGGACCCGATTTTTACCCGCTACAAAGGCAATGCCTAAAGAGATGCTCCCTATCGTAGACAAACCGACGATTCAGTACATTGTGGAGGAAGCAGTAGCTTCCGGTATTGAAGACATTATTATTGTAACAGGCAAAGGGAAGCGTGCGATTGAGGATCATTTCGATAGCGCATTTGAACTGGAGCACAATCTGCTGGAGAAAGGCAAGCTGGGTTTGCTGGAAGAAGTCCGGAAATCCTCCAACGTTGATATTCACTACATAAGGCAGAAGGAAGCCCTCGGATTGGGGCATGCAGTCTGGTGTGCCCGGAACTTTATCGGCAATGAGCCTTTTGCCGTGCTGCTTGGCGATGACATTGTCGTATCTGATGTGCCGTGCACGAAGCAGCTGATTCAACAATACGAGAAAGTTAACCAGTCCGTGCTCGGTGTGAAAACGGTAAGTCCAAGTGAAACCTATCGCTATGGAATTATTGATCCGCTGCATACCGATGGAAGACTTTCTTCAGTAAATAGTATGGTAGAGAAACCGCCACTCGGTTCTGCTCCTTCCAATCTGGCAATCATGGGCCGATACATTTTGACACCAAAGGTATTTGAATACCTGGAAGAGCAAAATGTTGGTGCTGGTGGTGAAATTCAGCTTACCGATGCTCTGCAAATGCTTAATCATGATGAAGGAATCAGCGCGTATGATTTCGAAGGTTCCCGGTTCGATGTGGGCGAGAAACTAGGCTATATCCTGACCACACTAGATTTTGCTTTGAAAAATAATGAGCTGCGTGCACCTGTCTTAATGGCGATCGAAGAGATATTAATGAAGGAAAAATTGAACCAAGTGCTTGTTGCAGGAGGGGATGGTCTGTGA